From a single Pyxicephalus adspersus chromosome 11, UCB_Pads_2.0, whole genome shotgun sequence genomic region:
- the RIMKLA gene encoding N-acetylaspartylglutamate synthase A, whose product MCSQLWLLTDRTILEDYPQICILEALRQRCKDQEVDFSLILMDQIALTIIDGKLGLQIDQKTVTSYPQVILVRVPTPTVQSDSDITVLRHLEKLGCRLVNRPQAILNCINKFWTFQELANHGIPLPDTFSYGGHDEFSKMIVAAEPLGYPVVVKNTRGHQGKAVFLARDKHHLLDISHLVRHDAPYLFQKYVKESHGKDVRVVIVGDQVIGSMLRCSTDGRMQSNCCLGGVGATFTLSEQGKMLAMQVSSILGMDICGIDLLLKDNGSFVVCEANANVGFTEFDQACHIDLGVIIADYAISLLPSRPSKEVPGLSTASGPSENSDIQPNSSTSSGGSSCSHDVCDVKEIRDSNHVPKPCKSALTDSVCDGVTE is encoded by the exons ATGTGCTCCCAGCTCTGGCTATTGACAGACAGAACAATCCTGGAGGATTACCCACAGATCTGCATCCTGGAGGCATTGAGGCAGCGATGTAAAGACCAAGAGGTGGACTTCAGTCTGATTTTAATGGATCAGATTGCCCTCACTATCATTGATGGCAAGCTGG GCTTGCAGATTGATCAGAAGACAGTGACCTCTTACCCTCAGGTGATACTGGTCCGGGTCCCAACTCCTACAGTCCAGTCCGATAGTGATATAACAGTTCTGCGACACCTTGAGAAATTGGGCTGCCGTCTAGTGAATCGTCCTCAAGCTATTCTAAATTGCATAAACAAATTCTGGACGTTTCAGGAGTTAGCTAATCATGGAATTCCTCTGCCGGATACCTTTTCTTATG gtGGCCATGATGAATTTTCAAAAATGATAGTTGCTGCAGAGCCCCTTGGGTATCCCGTGGTTGTGAAGAACACTCGAGGGCATCaag gtaaagcagtgtttcttgcTCGGGATAAACATCATCTGCTGGACATATCTCACCTGGTACGCCATGATGCCCCATATCTCTTTCAGAAGTATGTAAAGGAATCACATGGGAAAGATGTACGTGTGGTAATTGTTGGTGACCAAGTGATCGGATCCATGCTCCGCTGTTCTACAGATGGCAGAATGCAGAGCAACTGCTGCTTAG gCGGTGTGGGTGCCACCTTCACTCTCAGTGAACAGGGAAAAATGTTAGCTATGCAAGTATCTAGCATCCTGGGAATGGATATATGTGGCATCGACCTTCTCCTGAAAGACAACGGCTCCTTTGTGGTCTGCGAGGCTAATGCAAACGTCGGTTTTACTGAATTCGACCAGGCTTGCCATATAGATCTTGGTGTCATTATTGCAGATTATGCAATATCTCTTCTCCCCAGCCGGCCATCCAAAGAGGTGCCTGGGCTCTCCACCGCATCCGGCCCTTCGGAGAATAGCGACATACAACCAAACTCGTCTACTAGCAGCGGAGGATCCAGCTGTAGCCATGATGTCTGCGATGTCAAAGAAATCAGGGATTCAAACCATGTGCCAAAGCCATGCAAATCTGCACTGACAGATAGCGTCTGTGATGGCGTCACAGAGTAA